The genomic DNA GATGGGCAAGTTTCCATTCCGCAAGCACGCGCAACGCGCGTCGCTCGTCAACATTCTCATACGACTCGTTCCACCTGCCGACTACCGAGAAGGCGGCGGTGAGAACAACGTTGAGAACCGTCTCGTTCGGCGGTACGCGCTTGGCGAGCGCCGACGAGGCAAATCCGATTCGGGGCCGGAGTTCGAAGACGTCAGTCCGGCCGAGGCGCTCACCCAGAATTGTCACCGAACCGCTTGTTGGGTGATCGAGCGTGTCCGCGAGCTGCAGCAACGTCGTCTTACCTGCCCCATTCGGGCCAAGGATCACCCAGCGCTGATCGTCGGCGACCTGCCAGTCCAGGTGGGAAACGATCTCCCGTGCGTTTCGGCGGACGACAACGTCGGAGAAATCGAGAACCTGCGTCATGGCCTCAAGCTTAACGGCCCGACGCCGCAACCTCCGCGTACAACGCGGCTGTCTGAGCCGCAATCGAGCCCCAACTGAAGTCGTCCGCGGCGCGTTGCCGACCCGCTGCACCGTACGCAGCTGCCTGATCACGGTCTGCGACTACTTCGTTCAGAGTCCTTGCAAGGTCCGCAACAAACTTGTCGGGGTTTACCGGAGTTCCCGTGCCATCTTGCAGCTGCTCGATCGGCACGATTCGCCCGGTCACACCGTCAACGACAACTTCCGGAATTCCGCCGGTGGCCGTTCCCACCACTGCCGCGCCGCACGCCATTGCCTCAAGGTTGACAATCCCCAGCGGTTCGTAAATCGACGGGCACACGAATGTCGTCGCTGCTGTCAGAATCACGCACAGATCCCGCCGCGGTAGGTGTCGGTCAATCCAGACCACTCCAGTACGAGTGGTCTGGAGCGCTGCCACAAGAGTTTCGACTTCCGCCAGAATTTCTGGAGTATCAGGGGCGCCTGCACACAGCACGATCTGCACTTCCGGTGGCAGCTGCTCGACGGCTCGCAGCAGGTAGGGAAGCCCCTTTTGACGTGTGATTCGACCAACGAAGACAACCGAAGGACGCGCAGGGTCGATCCCGAGCGCACGAAGGGCGTCGCTGTCGTAGACGGGTTGCCAAGCCTCCACATCAATCCCGTTGTAGATCACTCGAACCTTTTCAGGATCGAGAGCGGGATAGCTGCGCAAGATATCGCGGCGCATGCCATCACTCACTGCGACGACAGCTGCAGCGGATTCATACGCCGACTTCTCGATGTAGCTGGACACGGCATACCCGCCGGCCAGCTGCTCGGCCTTCCACGGGCGCAGGGGCTCGAGGCTGTGCGCCGTCACGATGTGCGGGATTCCGTGAAGCAAGGATGCGACGTGACCGGCGAAGTTCGCATACCAGGTGTGGGTATGGACGACGTCGGCCCCGGCGACGTCTGAAACGATCTCGAGGTCAATTCCCATCGTCTGGATCGCGGCATTCGTTGCCGCCAATTCGCGCGGCACTACATACGAAGTCGTCTCGGGTTCATCCCGATCTGCACCAAAAGCTCGCACTCTGACATCGAGTGAAGTGCGGAGCGCTTTCACCAGTTCAGTGACGTGTACACCTGCACCGCCATAGATCTCAGGTGGATATTCCTTAGTGACGATATCGACGCGCATGTCAAGGACGCTAGTACACGTGGGGTGAGGGGCATAGTCTTGGCGCATGCCTGCTGCCCCCAAGGTTTTCGGAATCATTCTCGCCGGCGGAGAGGGCAAGCGCCTGATGCCGCTCACCGCCGACCGAGCCAAGCCCGCTGTGCCCTTTGGCGGTCAATACCGCCTTATTGACTTCGCCATATCCAATCTCATCAACTCGGGACTTGGACAAATAGTCGTACTCACGCAGTACAAGTCCCATAGCCTCGACCGCCACGTGTCACAAACCTGGCGGATGTCTCCGCTTCTTGACTCGTATGTCACATCTGTTCCGGCACAACAGCGTCTCGGGAAGCGATGGTTCTCGGGGTCTGCGGACGCAATTCTGCAGAGTCTCAACCTCATCAACGACGAGAAGCCCGACATCGTGGTCGTGGTCGGTGCCGACCACGTCTATCGGATGGATTTCCGGCAAATGTTAGAGGCTCACATCGAATCGGGAGCATCAGCAACCGTCGCAGGCATTCGTCAACCCATCGGGATGGCGAATCAGTTCGGAGTCATCGATGTCGAAGAAAGCGACCCGACTCGCATCCGCCAGTTCTTAGAGAAGCCGCAGGAGATTTCGGGCCTGCCCGACAGTCCCCACGAAATCCTCGCCTCGATGGGTAACTACATTTTCAACACCGACGCTCTTATTGCGGCCGTCGAGGCTGACGGGGAACTTCCCACGTCGAACCACGATATGGGCGGCGACATCGTGCCTTACTTCGTAAACCGCGGAGAAGCAGCCGTCTACGACATGAAGCGCAATGACGTACCCGGCTCCACAGAACGCGATCGTTCCTATTGGCGCGACGTAGGGACGATCGACTCGTTCTTCGATGCGCACATGGATCTCATCTCGACGCTGCCGATCTTCAACCTGTACAACATGCAGTGGCCGATCCATTCCCAGCTCGTCAACTCGCCGCCCGCGAAGTTCGTCCGAGACTCGGTCGGTCGTATCGGTAACACGATCGATTCCATCGTCTCGCTCGGCTCGGTTCTCTCGGGCACACACCTCGAGCGCAGCGTCGTCGGACCATGGACTCTGGCCGAGGCTGGCGCTACGGTCACCGATTCGGTTCTCTTCGACCGAGTACATGTCGGAGCCGGCGCACGAATCCATCGCGCGATTCTCGATAAGAATGTCGTCCTCGCAGACGGCGCAACCGTCGGGGTCGATCGAGAGCGGGACCTTGCCCGAGGTTTTGCGGTAACTGAGTCTGGCATCACCGTTGTCGGAAAGAACGTTTACGTCGACGCGTGATTCGCAGACACCGAGGGTTCGATAACGTGAACTGGTGACAAGCCAAAACCACGCGCGCTTCCTCGTTGTCCTCGACGCCGACTCGACTCTCATCCGCAATGAAGTCATCGAGCTCATCGCGGATGAAGCTGGACGCGGTGCTGAAGTGGCTGCTGCAACAGAAGCCGCCATGCGCGGAGATATCGACTTCGCAACCAGCCTCAGATCGCGTGTATCCGCTCTCCGTGGCGTGCCATTGAGCGCATTTGAGCGCGTGCTGGCTCGTATTGAAGAAACCCCCGGGGTCAGACAGCTCACATCTACGGTCCATGACCGTGGTGGCATCGTGGGGGTCGTTTCCGGCGGCTTCCACGAGATTCTCGATACTGTCGCACCCGACCTCGGTATCGACGTTTGGCGCGCTAATCGCCTCGGTATCGAGAATGGTGCACTATCAGGTGAGGTCCGTGGCGAAGTGGTCGATGCCGAAGCGAAAGCAGACTCTCTGCTTCAGTGGGCCCGTGAGCACGGAGTCTCGAGAGACCAAACCTTCGCCATTGGCGATGGTTCAAACGACCTTCAGATGATGAAAGTCGCCGCCCTCGGCTTGGCATTCAACGCGAAGCCGATCGTTAAGGTCCACGCAGACCTTGTGATCGGACGCGTCGACTTGTCCGAGGTCATTGCACTGCTTCCTCGGTGAACGAGAAACCGCGCCCAGTGCGCGGGTCCGACACGTCGCGTGTCAGTGGCCCATTCCGAGCCCGCCATCCACAGGGATGACCGCTCCCGAAATATAGGCCGCGTCATCAGAAGCGATCCACGACACTACCCCAGCTACTTCGTCAGCAGTGGCAAAGCGTCCAGCAGGAATATTTCGCTTGTACTCTGCCTGCGTCTCATCGGGCAAGGCTGCTGTCATGTCTGTTTCGATGAAACCGGGAGCCACGACGTTGGCGGTGATACCGCGTGAACCGAGTTCCCGCGTGAGTGATCGAGCAAAACCGACGAGACCACTCTTTGAGCTCGCGTAGTTGATCTGTCCGGCCGACCCGTAGAGCCCGACAACACTAGAAATGAGGATGACCCGTCCCCAGCGCGCTTTGAGCATCCCTTTCGACGCGCGCTTGACGACTCGAAAAGCGCCACCGAGGTTTGTCGCAACGACCGAATCGAAGTCTTCCTCGGACATGCGAAGAAGCAGAGTGTCTTTGGTAATGCCGGCATTGGCGACTACTACCTCGATCGGCCCGAGCTCGCGTTCGATTTCGGCGAATGCCAGATCCACGCTTTTCGCATCTGTCACGTCTGCGCGCACGGTGAGCGTTCCTGCCGGACCCTCACCCGATCGCGCGGTGACGGCCACCTTCGCGCCCTGCGCCACAAATCGCTCAGCGATAGCGCGACCGATTCCGCGATTTCCGCCGGTGACAACGACAACACGACCTGAAGACACAACAACTCCTACGAGAAAATGGGTGGGTCCGCTAAGCCTACAGAGCCAAGGTTTGACACCTGATGCTCACACTGCGAATCTGAGAGAAACGACGAAAGGGAAGTCCCGTGAGCAATTCCGACCCCAACAGCGGACAGCCCGATTACAGCGCGGGTTCGCCGGTCCCACCGACTCCCCCGACTCCCGACATGTACGCACCGCCGGCGCCCTATCAAACGCCCGGCTATGCATACCAGGCGCAGCCTCCGATGAATTCAATGGCCATCATCGCTTTCGTCTCGTCACTCGTCGGAATGTTCGTGCTCCCGCTTATCGCATCCATCGTGGCCGTTATCACTGGTCACATCTCCCTCAAACAGCTCAAGAGCAGCGGTGAATCCGGGCGCGCACTCGCACTCTCGGGGACGATCATCGGTTGGGTCGGAGTGGGAATCTGGGCGTTGGTCATCGTGGGGTTCTTGATCTTCTTTGTCTTCGCCATCGGCATCGCCGCTTCTACCTCTAACGGTTACTACTCTTAACCCGTGGTAGCGGTGCACCGGCGTAGGCTGGATGCACCGTGAAACCTTCGCCGAAAACCCAATCCGCTACGTCGCTGCCGCGCGCCCCTCGCGAGGACTCTGACGCTCGAAACACGCGGTATCTCGTGATGATGGTTATTCGCGTGATCTGCTTCATTTTGATGGCGACAATCACGCCGTTCGGCTGGTACACGTGGGTTTTCGCAGTGGGAGCGGTTTTTTTGCCCTACGTGGCGGTTATCATCGCGAACGTCGGCCGAGAATCAGACGTCCCCGAACGAGAGCTTCCTGACCGAGAGCTTGCAGCGGAGAGCGAGAAGCCCACGCCACAAGCTGAAGCGCCAGCAGTATTCCGAATCACTGAGTCCCCAAAAAACCCGGAGAATCCAACGTGACAAGTGACGTGACAGGTGATGTCACGTGCTCGCGCGCCGGTTGCCGCGAGCCCGCTATGTGGCGAATTGACTGGCGCAACCCGCGAATTCACGACGCAGACCGCCGCAAAACGTGGGTCGCTTGTAGTGAACATATGCCTTTTCTTCGCGACTATCTTTCGAATCGAGCGTTTCCCGTCGAAGTCGATTCACTCGTAAAACCTGCAGGTGAAATAGCATGAGCAGCACCCTGAGTCCAGCCGCCCGCACCCGATGGCGTTGGACCGGTTACGTCGCGATCGCGATTGTCTTCGCGATCGTTTGTGCCTTTTTGTCTCACTGGCAGTTCAGCCGAAATTCCGCGAGAAGCGCGGAGCTCGCGCTCGTCGAATTGAACTATGACGCCGACGCGGTGCCGGTCGAAGAGATGATCCCGGAACCGGACGTCTTTACGGCGGGAGACGAGTGGCATCCCGTCACTCTTCAGGGGCGATACATCCAGAACGAACAGTTGCTCGTGAGAAATCGCGCACGCGGGGGTACCTCGGCTTTTGAAGTACTGGTGCCGTTCCAGTTGGAAGACGGCAGAGTTTTCCTCGTCGATCGTGGATGGGTACCACCCGGAGAAGGGGCGCTTCCGGAGGATATTCCAGAAGCGCCGACCGGCGAGGTTACGGTCACTGCTCGCATTCGCGAGGGAGAAGCCCTTCCGACATCAGGACGATCGGCTCCGGAAGGTCAGGTGCCGACGATAAACCTCGAGCTTATCGATGAGATGCTCGACGCGGACATTGATACCAGCGCCTATCTCTTGATGGATTCAGAAGAGCCGGCGCCAGCAACATCACCGAATTCGATCGATTCCCCATCCGATGACCCTGGGCCCTACCTGTCTTACGCTGTGCAGTGGATACTGTTCGCCATCATGGGATTCATCTTCATCGGTTACATCATTCGCACTGAGTTGCGCCACCGCCGCGAAGACGAAGACGAAGACGATGACCCCGAAGACGACGAGCCGGTTCAAGGTCGACCCCGTCGCGCTATTTTCACCCGTGGGCGCGATCAAGACATGGACGACGAGGATGCTCTCCTCGACCACGTGCGCTAACTACGCGAGAGTGATGAGGTCCACGTAGTCGCGGCCCCAAATATCTTCGACGCCGTCAGGCAGGATGAGCACGCGTTCCGGGTTCAACGCCTCTACAGCACCTGCATCGTGAGATACCAAAACAACAGCACCCTCGTAGTGAGCGAGCGCGCCGAGAATCTCGTCACGTGAAGCCGGGTCAAGGTTGTTTGTCGGCTCATCGAGAAGCAACATATTGGCCGAGGAGACGACAAGCGTTGCCAGCGACAAACGAGTCTTCTCGCCACCGGAGAGAACACCCGCGGGTTTCAGCACATCATCGCCCGTGAAGAGAAACGAACCGAGCACTTTGCGGGCTTCTGTCGCAGTGATATCCGGCGCGGAAGACATCATGTTCTCAAGCACAGACCGATTGACGTCAAGGTTCTCGTGCTCCTGCGCGTAATAACCGATCTTCAGCCCATGGCCCGGCTCGAGCTGACCGGTGTCGGGGGCATCGACGCCGGCAAGAATTCGCAAAAGAGTGGTCTTACCCGCACCGTTGAGTCCGAGCACGACAACTTTCGAGCCGCGGTCGATTGCGAGATCGACGTCCGTAAAGATCTCGAGCGATCCGTAAGACTTCGAAAGTCCGGACGCCATGAGCGGCGTCTTTCCGCACGCTGCTGGTTTCGGAAAGCGAAGTTTTGCGACCCGTTCGTCCTGGCGCACATCATCGAGGCCGGAGAGCATCTTCTCTGCTCGCGCGACCATCTGGTGCGCAGCAGCAGCCTTCGAAGCCTTTGCGCCAAACTTTGCGGCCTGAAGCTGAAGCGCAGTTGCCTTCTTCTCAACGTTGACGCGCTCTTTCTTGCGCCGCTCTTCGTCAGCAACACGCTGGCGGAGATAGTTCTTCCAGTTCATGTTGTACACGTCGATGATTTGACGATTCGCATCAAGGTAAAAGACTCGATTTACCGTCTCACCGACGAGCTCAACATCGTGACTAATCACGATCAGCCCACCCTTGTAACCCTTGAGGAACTCACGAAGCCACACGACGGAATCGGCATCAAGGTGGTTAGTCGGCTCGTCGAGAATCATCGTTTGAGCGTCAGAAAACAGGATGCGTGCAAGCTCGATGCGACGGCGTTGACCACCCGAGAGAGTCTTCAGCGGTTGATCGAGAATACGGTCGGGAAGCGAGAGGTTGTGTGCGATCGAAGCGGCCTCAGCTTCGGCGGTATAGCCGCCGAGTGACTCGAAGCGCTCCATCAGGTTGCCGTACCGACGCATGGCGCGATCCGCTACATCAGGATCTTCGTCCGCCATCGCAAGCGATGCCTCGACCATTCCCAGAGAAATCGTTCCGAGCCCACGCGCGTCGAGGATACGTGTCCTCGCGAGCATCTCAGGATCACCAGAGCGTGGATCCTGAGGAAGGTATCCCAGTTCGCCACGGCGCTCCACGCTCCCGTCGGCCGGAAGCAGATCACCGGCCAAAACTTTGGTCAACGTGGTCTTGCCGGCGCCGTTTCGACCGACGAGTCCAATCTTGTCGCCGTCTGACACTCGGAAAGAGACGTCTGACATCAGCACGCGGGCGCCCACGCGAATTTCTAGATCGTGCACCGCGAGCACAGTGATCGTCCATTTCTTTTAAGGGGAAGGGAACAAGAGTGACCGATGGCCAGCCCTCTACTATAAGCGAGACAGTAGAGCGCACGCTCCACCGGCATCTCCGAGGTCAGCTACTGCGGCCAAAGCCGCCGCGTCTCCCCGTACGAAAAGAAGGTGGGCCTTCAGGAAACGCTGGAGGCCCACCTTCTTTTTGATTTATACAGATTCAAATAGAGAACCCGAGTGCACGCATCATGTCTCGACCATCATCCGTGATGCGTTCGGGCCCCCACGGCGGCATCCATACCCAATTGATTCGGAATCGCTCTACGACATTGTCGAGAGCCTGTGCCGTTTGCTCTTCGAGCACGTCCGTCAGAGGGCACCCAGCCGACGTGAGCGTCATATGGATGACGAGAGCATCGTTCTCGTCATCCCAGGCGAGATCGTAGATCAGGCCGAGATCCACTACATTGATCCCAAGTTCGGGATCCATGACGTCCTTCAGGGACTCGGTGACCTCGTCAAACTTATCCGGGCTAAGTGTCGCCGTCATGATGCGATCTTACGCTTCCGCATCGACTACAGGCTCGAGAAAGCGGTCGTAACCCTCGTCTTCAAGTCGCGCTGCTAGCTCTGGGCCACCCTCTTCAGCAACGCGTCCCGCGACGAGCACGTGGACGTAGTCGGGGGTGATGTACTTGAGAATCCTCGTGTAGTGCGTGATGAGAAGCACGCCGAGGCCCGTCTCTTCTTTTGCACGGTTGACGCCTTCGGACACGATCTTCAACGCATCCACATCGAGGCCCGAGTCGGTTTCATCGAGTACTGCGAACCGCGGCTTCAGTAATTCGAGCTGGAGAATCTCGTGACGCTTCTTCTCTCCGCCCGAGAAGCCCTCGTTAACGTTGCGCGAGGCGAACTTCGGATCCATCCGAAGCCCCTTCATCGACTGCTTCACATCTTTGGTCCACGTGCGAATCGAGGGGGCCTCACCGTCAATGGCGGTCTTCGCGGTGCGAAGGAAGTTCGTCACCGTCACACCGGGGATCTCCACCGGGTACTGCATGGCGAGAAACAGTCCAGCACGCGCACGCTCGTCAACAGTCATGGCCAGCACGTCTTCACCATCGAGGGTGATTGTCCCGCTTGTCACGGTGTACTTTGGGTGGCCGGCGATCGTGTACGCCAGAGTTGATTTACCAGAACCGTTCGGGCCCATGATGGCGTGCGTCTCACCCGTACGGAGGGTGAGCGTGACGCCATTAAGGATGGGCGTGGTTCCTTCTTCCGTGTCGACCGTGACGTGCAGGTCGCGGATCTCGAGGACAGACATCAGATTTCCTTCTTCACAGTGGGATCGATGAGCACATCGTCGCCGTCGATTAAGACGGCGTATACGGGTACCGGCTCATACGCGGGTAGGTTGAGGGGCTTTCCAGTGCGCAGCGAGAACGCCGAACCGTGAGCCCAGCACTCGAGGGTTTCGCCTTCGACGAATCCGTCGGCCAGAGATATGTCGCCGTGAGTGCACACGTCTCCGATCGCGTGTACCTCGCCAGCGCTATCGAGCACAACGGCGATGGCAACACCATCGACCTCCACACGCGTGGCAGCGTCTTGTTCAAGCTCGCTCAGCGCGCACACGCGAGTCGCGGTCATTGAACGACCTCTCGTGTCAGTTCGGCCTCGATTGCCGTCATGAGTTCGGCTTCGAGCGAGTCGATGCCGATCTTTTGCACGATTTCGGTGAGGAAGCCCATCACAACGAGGCGTCGTGCTTCTTCCTCTGAAATTCCTCGGGCTTGCAGGTAGAACAACTGCTCGTCATCGAACCTGCCGGTAGCGCTCGCGTGTCCTGCGCCACGAATGTCACCTGTTTCGATCTCGAGGTTCGGGATCGAATCCGCCCGCGCACCCTCGGTCAGAACGAGGTTGCGGTTGGCCTCATACGAGTCGGTGCCGGTAGCTTCGGCGCCGATGAGCACATCACCGATCCACACCGTCCGGGCAGCAGTGCCCTGGAGCGCGCTCTTGAAGAGAACATCTCCGCGTGTCTGGGCACCCTTATGGTGCAGGTAAACCTGACTTTCGAGGTGCTGACCGGCGTCGGCATAGCTCAACCCGAACATCTCACCGGCGGAGCCTGACCCCGAGAGCTGCAAGCTCGGGTTCACGCGGGTCACTGCTCCCCCGAAGCTGACGATGGTGTGACGAAGTGTTGCATCACGATCGACACGTGCTTGATGGGATGCCGCGTGTACTGCGTCATCGTCCCACTGCTGCACCGAAACGACCTCTAGGTGAGCACCGTCACGAACGATAATCTCTACGTTCTCACCGAACGCAAGACTTCCGTGGTGGCGAAGAACAACTTTTGCCCGGGACTGCGGCTCAGCTTCAATAACGATGTGCGCGTGCGCCAGGCCGCCGTGTCCCTGCACTGTAAGGACTACTGGCTCGCCGATTTCGACACCATTGGGGATGCTAATGTGCGTCGCGCTCTTGTCCTGTTTCCAGGTCACAGCAGAAACACGGTCCTCCGGGACGAAGAACTCGCCCCGCGGCAACTCACTCGACGCGAGCCGGCCTACGTTCACGACGCTCGGGGCGTTCACCGTGATAGTGACGGCTTCCAACTCATCGGCTTCATCGCGCAGGAGAGGTTCGAGAACTTGTTGCGGGGTGTGCTTCCAGTTGACCTCGCGGCCAGTAGGAATTCCGAAATCCTCAGGATCGAACGACGTGGGACGTTCTGATCGCGTTTGAACCGGCACGAACGCCGCGGCAGGATCGATATGACCCTCCGCTGCATTCACGGGGGTCTGAATGGCAGAACTCATCAGCCGACGGATCCTTCCATGCCCATCTCAATGAGCTTGTTAAGTTCGAGTGCGTATTCCATCGGGAGCTCCCGTGCAATCGGTTCGATGAACCCTCGCACGATCATGGCCATAGCTTCGGCCTCGTCCAGGCCCCGGCTCATCAGATAGAAAAGCTGTTCCTCGCTGACCTTCGAGACGGTCGCCTCATGTCCGAGCTGAACATCATCGACGCGAATGTCGATTGCGGGGTACGTGTCACTTCGCGAAATCGAATCCACAAGAAGGGCATCGCATCGCACAGTATTCGCCGAGTGGTGTGCATTCGCATCCACGCGCACTTCGCCGCGATATCCGGCCCGGCCACCACCGCGAGCAATGGACTTCGAAACGATGGATGACTGGGTGTATGGCGCCATGTGAATCATTTTCGCGCCGGCATCTTGATGCTGGCCCGGTCCGGCGAACGCCACTGAGAGCGTCTCGCCCTTAGCGTGCTCTCCCATAAGGAAGATCGAGGGGTACTTCATCGTCACCTTGGAACCGATGTTTCCATCGACCCACTCCATAGTGGCACCCTCGTGTGCAACGGCTCGTTTGGTCACCAGGTTGTAGACGTTGTTGGACCAGTTCTGAATCGTTGTATAGCGCACGCGCGCGTTCTTCTTGACGATGATCTCCACGACAGCGGAGTGCAATGAGTCGCTCTTGTAAATAGGAGCCGTGCACCCTTCGATGTAGTGCACGTAGGAGCCCTCGTCGGCGATGATCAGCGTGCGCTCGAACTGACCCATGTTCTCGGTGTTGATTCGGAAATAGGCCTGAAGCGGAATTTCGACGTGGACGCCCGGGGGCACGTAAACGAAAGAGCCGCCCGACCAGACTGCCGTGTTCAGCGCCGCAAATTTGTTGTCACCGGCGGGGATTACCGAACCGAAATACTCTTCGAAGAATTCCGGGTGTTCACGCAACGCCGTGTCGGTGTCCATGAAGATGACGCCCTGCTCTTCCAGGTCCTCTCGGATCTGGTGGTAGACGACCTCTGACTCGTACTGAGCCGCGACACCGGCGACCAGCCGCTGCCGCTCTGCCTCCGGAATACCCAACTTCTCGTAGGTATTCCGAATATCCTCGGGGAGGTCTTCCCAGCTTTGCGCCTGCTTCTCGGTTGAGCGGACGAAGTACTTGATGTTGTCGAAGTCGATCGCGCTGAGATCTGCACCCCACGTGGGCATCGGCTTCTTCCCGAAGAGCTGAAGTCCTTTGAGGCGATTCTTCAACATCCATTGAGGTTCGTTTTTGAGGGCGGAAATATCCCGCACAACGAGGTCGTTAATACCTCGCTTGGCGCTCATTCCAGCCGCGTCGGCGTCGTGCCACCCGAACTCGTAGACTCCAAGTCCATCGAGTTCTGGCCGATCGATAAGCACATCAGACATTGCGTCTCACTCTCCTTTCGGTACCCAACGGTTTCAGCCGTGCCGGCATTCCTTACCTTCTGTGGAGTGCGAAGGGGAATACCGCTAGTGGGACCGCTCATTCGGCGCTGGCTTCGACGCGCCTAGACT from Microbacterium endophyticum includes the following:
- a CDS encoding non-heme iron oxygenase ferredoxin subunit — protein: MTATRVCALSELEQDAATRVEVDGVAIAVVLDSAGEVHAIGDVCTHGDISLADGFVEGETLECWAHGSAFSLRTGKPLNLPAYEPVPVYAVLIDGDDVLIDPTVKKEI
- the sufB gene encoding Fe-S cluster assembly protein SufB gives rise to the protein MSDVLIDRPELDGLGVYEFGWHDADAAGMSAKRGINDLVVRDISALKNEPQWMLKNRLKGLQLFGKKPMPTWGADLSAIDFDNIKYFVRSTEKQAQSWEDLPEDIRNTYEKLGIPEAERQRLVAGVAAQYESEVVYHQIREDLEEQGVIFMDTDTALREHPEFFEEYFGSVIPAGDNKFAALNTAVWSGGSFVYVPPGVHVEIPLQAYFRINTENMGQFERTLIIADEGSYVHYIEGCTAPIYKSDSLHSAVVEIIVKKNARVRYTTIQNWSNNVYNLVTKRAVAHEGATMEWVDGNIGSKVTMKYPSIFLMGEHAKGETLSVAFAGPGQHQDAGAKMIHMAPYTQSSIVSKSIARGGGRAGYRGEVRVDANAHHSANTVRCDALLVDSISRSDTYPAIDIRVDDVQLGHEATVSKVSEEQLFYLMSRGLDEAEAMAMIVRGFIEPIARELPMEYALELNKLIEMGMEGSVG
- the sufD gene encoding Fe-S cluster assembly protein SufD produces the protein MSSAIQTPVNAAEGHIDPAAAFVPVQTRSERPTSFDPEDFGIPTGREVNWKHTPQQVLEPLLRDEADELEAVTITVNAPSVVNVGRLASSELPRGEFFVPEDRVSAVTWKQDKSATHISIPNGVEIGEPVVLTVQGHGGLAHAHIVIEAEPQSRAKVVLRHHGSLAFGENVEIIVRDGAHLEVVSVQQWDDDAVHAASHQARVDRDATLRHTIVSFGGAVTRVNPSLQLSGSGSAGEMFGLSYADAGQHLESQVYLHHKGAQTRGDVLFKSALQGTAARTVWIGDVLIGAEATGTDSYEANRNLVLTEGARADSIPNLEIETGDIRGAGHASATGRFDDEQLFYLQARGISEEEARRLVVMGFLTEIVQKIGIDSLEAELMTAIEAELTREVVQ